Within Streptomyces antibioticus, the genomic segment CGTCCCGCAGTTCCGGTGATCCGGCGACGGCCCGTACGGCGCGGTCGAGGGCGTCGTCCAGCCCGTGTTCCGCGAAGGCCGCCCTGACCTGCGGGGGCGGGGTGTACGCGGTGAGCTGTTCCAGGAGCTTCCGGGACGGGCTCTGGCCCCGCCCGTCTCCCGAGGGGGCGGCCGGGCGCAGGCCGAGCAGGCGCAGTTCGTAGCCGGGGTCGCGGTAGAGGACGCCCCAGACGGCCACCTTCTCGTCGTCCTCTTCGCGGCCCCCGCCGGACGCGGTGTAGCCGGGGATGCTGACCCCGCCGAGGGCCAGGTCCGCCCCGGCCTCGCGTCCCCAGAAACAGCCGCGGGTCTCGATCCCGGGCCGTAAGCCCGCCAGGCGGGATCTCACGGTCTCGAGCGTGGTGCCGTAGGACTCCTCCCGCACCCCGGTGCCGTGCACGAAGACCACCGAGCGAACCACTGAGCGCTGCACGTTCCCCCACCCCGACGACGCGTGGGGCCGGGCGTCCTCGCGCGGCCCCGGCCCGATGCTAGTGCGGGCGTCCGGCGTCGGGAGGGGATCCGGCGAAACGGTCCGTCCGTCCCCGCGCCGGGCGGCTACGAGCCGGCGGACGGGTCGGGGGCCGAGCCCTCCATGGCGAGGAGTTCCTCGTTCGGGATGGCCCCGCCGAAGCGGCGGTCGCGGGAGGCGAACTCGACACAGGCCCGCCACAGGTCGCGGCGGTCGAAGTCCGGCCACAGCACGTCCTGGAAGACCATCTCGGCGTACGCGCTCTGCCAGAGCAGGTAGTTGGAGGTGCGCTGCTCGCCGCTCGGGCGCAGGAACAGGTCGACGTCCGGCATGTCCGGGTAGTACAGGTACTTGGCGAGGGTCTTCTCGTTGACCTTCGACGGGTCGAGGCGGCCCGCCTTCACGTCCTCGGCGAGCGCCTGCGCGGCGTCGGCGATCTCGGCGCGGCCGCCGTAGTTCATGCAGAAGTACAGGGTGAGGCGGTCGTTGCCCTTGGTCTGCTCCTGGGCGACCTGGAGCTCCTTGGCGACCGACTTCCACAGCTTCGGCATCCGGCCCACCCAGCGCACCCGGATGCCCAGCTCGTCGAGCTGGTCGCGGGTCTTGCGGATGAAGTCGCGGTTGAAGTTCATCAGGAAGCGCACCTCGTCGGGCGAGCGCTTCCAGTTCTCGGTGGAGAACGCGTACAGGGAGATGTTGCGCACACCGATCTCGATCGAGCCCTGGAGCACGTCCAGGACCCGCTCGGCGCCGACCTTGTGGCCCTCGGTGCGGGGCAGCCCGCGCTCCTTCGCCCAGCGGCCGTTGCCGTCCATGACGATCGCCACGTGCTCGGGCACCAGCTCGCCGGGGAGCTTCGGCGCGCGGGCGCCGGAAGGGTGCGGCTCCGGCGCCTTGTACTCCCGACGCTGCCGCCCCAGGAACCCGCGTACGACCATGTGCCTCTCGTCTCCTCTGTCGCTTGCCGTGTGTGTGCTGCTGCTATTTCTCTACGTACCGCAGGGAGCGCAGGCCGCGCTCCAGATGCCAGTGCAGGTAGGCGGAGACCAGCCCGCTGCCCTCCCGCACATGCCGCGGCTCGCACGCGTCCGCGGTCTCCCAGTCTCCCGTGAGCAGCGCGCCCAGCAGGAGGAGGGTCTGCGGCGAGGGTACGACGCTGCCGGCCACCCGGCAGTCGGCGCAGACGCTGCCGCCGGAGGCGACGGAGAAGAACCGGTTGGGTCCGGGCATGCCGCACTTCGCGCAGGCGTCGAAGCTGGGCGCGTAGCCGTTGACGGCGAGGGAGCGCAGCAGGAACGCGTCGAGGACGAGGTGGGGGGCGTGCTCGCCCCGGGCCAGCGTCCGCAGGGCGCCCACCAGCAGCAGGTACTGCTGGACGGCGGGCTCGCCCTCGTGGTCGGTGAAGCGCTCGGCGGTCTCCAGCATGGCGGTGCCGGCGGTGTAGCGGGCGTAGTCGGTGACGATGCCGCCGCCGTACGGCGCGATGGTCTCGCTCTGGGTGCACAGCGGCAGTCCGCGTCCGACCAGCTCGCTGCCCCGGGAGAAGAACTGCACGTCGACGTGGGAGAACGGTTCGAGCCGCGCCCCGAACTTCGACTTGGTCCGCCGCACCCCCCGAGCCACGGCCCGCACCCGCCCGTGCCCGCGCGTGAGCAGGGTGATGATCCGGTCGGCCTCGCCCAGCTTCTGGGTGCGCAGCACGACGCCGTCGTCCCGGAACAGGCTCACCGGACGCCTCCGGGGGCGTGGACGGGCGTGCGGGGCTGGCTCATGGGTTCATTCTCGCCTACGGCGGAGGGGGTGTGGGCCCTCCTGACCGGACAGCCCTTAGGATCCCCCGGTGGTGCGCGGGGCGCTGGGGCGCGGGTTCGGGTGGTTGTGGGCGGCGTACGCCATGAGCAGCTTCGGGACCTGGCTGGCGTTCAGCGCGTTTCCGCTGATCGCCGTGGTGGTGCTGCACGCGGGCCCGGCCGAGGTGGCGGCGCTGGCGGCCGTGGGCCCGGCGGTGGGGGCGCTGCTGGCGGTGCCGCTCGGGCCGTGGGTGGAGTTCCGGCGCAAGCGGCCGGTGATGATCGCGGCGGATCTGGTGCGGTGCGCGGCGCTGCTGAGCGTGCCCGCCGCGTACGCGCTGGACGCTCTCGGGTTCTGGCAGCTCCTGCTGGTGTCGGCGGTCGTCGCGGCGGCGGACATCGCGTTCACGGCGGCGAGCGGGGCGTTCCTGAAGGGGCTGGTGGCGCCGGGGGACCTGCTCGTGGCGAACGGGCGCTTCGAGGCGACGATGTGGACGTCCAGCATGCTGGGCCCACCGCTCGGCGGGGCCCTGACGGCGCTGTTCGGGCCGGTGCTCACGGTCGCGGCGGACGCGGTCAGCTATCTGCTCTCGGCGGCGGGCCTGCGCGCGATCGGCGGCCGGGAGCCGAGGCCCGTACGGCAGGACCCCGCGCAGCGGCTCCGCGCGGCGGACCTGTTCGCGGGCTGGCGCCATCTCCTCACGCACCGGGCGCTGCGCCCGCTGTTCCTGAACGCGGTCCTGGTGAACGGTCTGATCATGGCGTCCGCTCCCCCGCTGGCGGTGCTGATGCTGGGCCCGCTCGGTTTCGCGCCCTGGCAGTACACGCTGGCCTTCGCCGTGCCCTGCGCCGGCGGTCTGCTGGGCTCCCGGCTGGCCCCGCGGCTGGTGGCACGGTTCGGGCGGCGCCGGGTGCTGCGGACCGCGGGCATGCTGCGGGCGCTGTGGCCGGTGGGGCTGGCGTTCGTGTCGGCGGGGCCGGGCGGGCTGGCGCTGGTGATGGCCGTGGAGTTCGGTCTGATCTTCCTCTCGGCGGTCTTCAATCCCGTCCTGGCCACCTCCCGGCTGGAGCTGACCCCGACGGACCGGGTGGCCCGTACGCTGTCGGCCTGGTCGGTGGCGAGCCGGGCGTCCGTGGCGGTGCTGACGGCGCTGTGGGGCGCCCTCGCCGCGTTCACCGGCCCGCGCACGGCGATCGGCCTGGCGGCGGTGCTGCTGTGGGCGACGCCGCTGCTGCTGGCGGCGGGCACGCCGAAGGGGGCCGTGCCCGCGCCGGCGTGCCGGTGATCAGTCGCCGTCCGGTGCCGTCCCGTTGGTGCGGGCGCGGACCTGGCCCGGCACGCCGTTCGGGGAGTGGGCCGGGTCGGCGGCCTCCCAGAGCAGGTTGAAGCGGCGGATGAGCGGGTCCACCTCGTTCGCGCGGGCGTTGATCGTCGTCGA encodes:
- a CDS encoding isoprenyl transferase, whose translation is MVVRGFLGRQRREYKAPEPHPSGARAPKLPGELVPEHVAIVMDGNGRWAKERGLPRTEGHKVGAERVLDVLQGSIEIGVRNISLYAFSTENWKRSPDEVRFLMNFNRDFIRKTRDQLDELGIRVRWVGRMPKLWKSVAKELQVAQEQTKGNDRLTLYFCMNYGGRAEIADAAQALAEDVKAGRLDPSKVNEKTLAKYLYYPDMPDVDLFLRPSGEQRTSNYLLWQSAYAEMVFQDVLWPDFDRRDLWRACVEFASRDRRFGGAIPNEELLAMEGSAPDPSAGS
- a CDS encoding MFS transporter, with product MSSFGTWLAFSAFPLIAVVVLHAGPAEVAALAAVGPAVGALLAVPLGPWVEFRRKRPVMIAADLVRCAALLSVPAAYALDALGFWQLLLVSAVVAAADIAFTAASGAFLKGLVAPGDLLVANGRFEATMWTSSMLGPPLGGALTALFGPVLTVAADAVSYLLSAAGLRAIGGREPRPVRQDPAQRLRAADLFAGWRHLLTHRALRPLFLNAVLVNGLIMASAPPLAVLMLGPLGFAPWQYTLAFAVPCAGGLLGSRLAPRLVARFGRRRVLRTAGMLRALWPVGLAFVSAGPGGLALVMAVEFGLIFLSAVFNPVLATSRLELTPTDRVARTLSAWSVASRASVAVLTALWGALAAFTGPRTAIGLAAVLLWATPLLLAAGTPKGAVPAPACR
- the recO gene encoding DNA repair protein RecO — translated: MSLFRDDGVVLRTQKLGEADRIITLLTRGHGRVRAVARGVRRTKSKFGARLEPFSHVDVQFFSRGSELVGRGLPLCTQSETIAPYGGGIVTDYARYTAGTAMLETAERFTDHEGEPAVQQYLLLVGALRTLARGEHAPHLVLDAFLLRSLAVNGYAPSFDACAKCGMPGPNRFFSVASGGSVCADCRVAGSVVPSPQTLLLLGALLTGDWETADACEPRHVREGSGLVSAYLHWHLERGLRSLRYVEK